Proteins found in one Moritella sp. F3 genomic segment:
- a CDS encoding thioredoxin domain-containing protein: MINEVAVAVSITLSTVALVLSVISYFPTRTISKHIANPLSVFALILVTISLYLLSPLITQQSASSLSQQLNDTSIDTQASRVEVSINKTTRLSTSPDVPDMVVTPITVTQQNNSETASQPQLLEVIEARPKIGNPDADYTVAIFTDIECEFCQQHHAELIQSVKVLGDKVNFTYLNLPNQKVHGDIAIQKAIIAECVNEVSGVNAYFSSMTDMFGALGASRSLKAASDDAMQYSEDWYENCDTEARLKDVELHVSLAAQFDVRETPTSFLLNNKTGHGSFESGVMNTEELMTKLGMLDK; the protein is encoded by the coding sequence ATGATCAATGAAGTTGCAGTGGCGGTGTCCATCACCTTGTCTACGGTTGCATTAGTTCTTTCGGTTATCTCATATTTCCCAACAAGAACTATCAGTAAACATATAGCTAATCCACTTTCTGTTTTCGCTCTAATCCTTGTAACCATTTCACTTTATTTATTAAGCCCTTTGATAACCCAGCAATCAGCTTCGAGTTTGTCTCAGCAATTAAATGATACGAGTATTGACACACAAGCGAGTAGGGTAGAAGTATCCATTAATAAAACAACGCGCCTTTCTACATCACCGGATGTACCGGACATGGTCGTAACGCCAATTACAGTTACCCAACAAAACAACTCTGAAACTGCAAGTCAGCCGCAGTTATTAGAAGTAATAGAAGCTAGACCAAAGATTGGCAATCCTGATGCCGACTATACGGTAGCTATTTTTACTGATATTGAGTGTGAGTTTTGCCAGCAACATCATGCAGAATTAATACAAAGTGTTAAGGTACTCGGTGACAAGGTTAATTTTACATACCTTAACTTACCCAACCAAAAGGTTCACGGAGATATAGCGATTCAAAAGGCAATCATTGCTGAATGTGTGAATGAAGTATCAGGTGTTAACGCTTATTTCAGTTCAATGACGGATATGTTTGGGGCGTTGGGTGCATCTCGCAGCTTGAAAGCGGCTAGTGATGATGCAATGCAATACTCTGAAGATTGGTATGAGAACTGTGATACTGAAGCGCGGTTAAAGGACGTTGAACTGCACGTTAGTTTAGCCGCTCAATTTGATGTAAGGGAAACACCAACGTCATTCTTGCTTAATAACAAAACAGGCCACGGTTCTTTCGAGTCGGGAGTAATGAACACTGAAGAACTAATGACGAAATTGGGAATGTTAGATAAGTAA
- a CDS encoding tyrosine-type recombinase/integrase, translating to MSSNTKQLSVINNGIATVANLTINPASAYLLSLRSKSSRKKMGYNLNNIARLVGYSDMNDCDWGAIRRQHVQVIIDLFIEAGREPNTINTNLAAIKGVAYEAWCMELMDTTAYQHIKSIKSVKGERLPKGRCLEAFEVKALFAVCDEDDSSKGLRDGAIFGVLLGCGLRRGEIVALTMDKINWRDGAIRVVGKGNKERLAFMPDGTARRLEKWIEEVRGDSEGTIITRIRRHDDVTLDSIGDQAIYTILKTRAMQAGIEDVAPHDLRRTFANNLLDNKVEIMTVSKMLGHASVVTTQIYIRIKDEKMKIASQGLVI from the coding sequence ATGAGTAGCAATACAAAACAATTATCAGTGATTAATAATGGTATCGCTACAGTCGCAAACTTAACCATTAATCCCGCATCTGCCTATTTGCTAAGCCTTCGATCTAAATCAAGTCGAAAAAAAATGGGTTACAACCTGAATAATATTGCGAGATTAGTCGGCTATTCCGACATGAACGACTGCGACTGGGGAGCTATTAGACGTCAACACGTACAAGTTATTATTGATCTATTCATTGAAGCTGGTCGAGAGCCTAACACCATAAATACAAACCTTGCCGCAATAAAAGGTGTCGCTTATGAAGCTTGGTGTATGGAACTTATGGACACGACTGCCTATCAACACATAAAATCAATCAAAAGTGTGAAAGGTGAACGGCTACCGAAAGGTCGGTGCTTAGAAGCATTTGAAGTGAAAGCATTATTCGCAGTTTGTGACGAGGACGATAGCAGTAAAGGACTCAGAGATGGCGCAATATTCGGTGTTCTATTAGGTTGCGGCCTGCGTCGAGGAGAAATAGTGGCATTGACAATGGACAAGATCAATTGGCGAGATGGTGCTATTAGAGTTGTTGGTAAGGGTAATAAAGAAAGGTTAGCTTTCATGCCCGATGGAACTGCTAGAAGATTGGAAAAGTGGATAGAAGAAGTCCGTGGTGACAGTGAAGGTACAATAATAACCCGTATCCGTCGTCACGATGATGTGACCCTCGATTCTATTGGCGATCAAGCAATCTATACGATCTTGAAAACAAGGGCTATGCAAGCTGGGATCGAGGATGTCGCTCCGCACGATCTAAGACGCACATTCGCAAACAACCTGCTTGATAATAAGGTTGAAATAATGACAGTAAGTAAAATGTTAGGTCATGCAAGTGTCGTTACTACGCAGATTTATATCAGAATTAAAGATGAAAAAATGAAAATTGCCAGTCAAGGACTTGTAATCTAA
- a CDS encoding DNA cytosine methyltransferase, producing the protein MTTEHMVQVNVPGNLGSKRLKVINPTGEGRRKIQISTNLLPLFGFEANTKVTERSLGLGKGYVIEPAKNFPFKNVKKIYSRTYKRRRNNPFETVSETTSKKVLDDSIPLSTLIVHVTLMQDRIIVKPMMNKAFERVSQILNAKDPLTVFAACTSGIDAHASVKAGFKITSVLEFRPQESRDKRDLTETGALTALANLEIDNLFNEDIGEVSTDYLAWATKNNPASVFTLSLQCDEFSVAKSKSLKEKSLTDLSSTLDMAYDGLRLIEKLQFPIVLLEQVPGFSSSPIGRMWDLRLRRMGYQTHEALIDARDHDGCTSRKRFFHLATSLPVEFNWPESKERSDKTIFERFIAHRMNEFRDITHTSSMKKGIETGRLRIINSESKWSPSVLKSQSRQAKDSVVIQKDTGEILFPDLPLLQTLMGIPEEFNFNAVNSEQCSEQIGQAVDYPLYNMIMMKIKDHINNFLAVSNSKPAMAC; encoded by the coding sequence ATGACCACAGAGCACATGGTTCAAGTTAACGTACCTGGTAATCTAGGAAGCAAACGTCTTAAAGTTATTAACCCAACAGGTGAAGGCCGCAGAAAAATTCAAATCTCTACCAACCTACTGCCTCTTTTTGGTTTTGAAGCTAACACCAAAGTAACAGAACGAAGCCTTGGTTTAGGTAAAGGTTATGTTATTGAACCGGCAAAAAACTTTCCGTTTAAAAACGTTAAGAAAATTTATTCACGCACTTATAAGCGTCGACGTAACAACCCTTTTGAAACCGTTTCAGAAACCACGTCTAAAAAAGTCTTAGACGACTCAATTCCTTTATCAACGCTGATAGTTCATGTGACACTTATGCAAGACCGTATCATTGTGAAACCGATGATGAATAAAGCGTTTGAGCGTGTTTCACAAATTTTAAATGCAAAAGATCCACTGACTGTGTTCGCTGCCTGTACTTCAGGTATAGACGCTCACGCATCTGTGAAAGCTGGGTTTAAAATTACAAGTGTGCTTGAGTTTAGACCTCAAGAGAGCAGAGATAAACGAGATCTAACTGAAACTGGCGCTTTAACGGCGTTGGCCAATCTTGAGATCGATAACTTGTTTAATGAAGATATCGGTGAGGTGTCGACTGATTACCTTGCTTGGGCAACCAAAAACAATCCAGCTAGTGTCTTCACTTTGTCTCTGCAATGCGATGAATTTTCTGTGGCAAAATCAAAATCACTTAAAGAAAAATCGCTTACTGACTTAAGTTCGACTCTCGATATGGCATACGACGGTCTTAGACTAATCGAGAAGTTACAATTTCCGATTGTCTTGCTAGAACAAGTACCTGGCTTTAGTTCGTCACCAATAGGCCGCATGTGGGATCTTCGCTTGCGTCGTATGGGCTATCAAACACATGAAGCACTGATCGATGCAAGAGACCATGATGGTTGCACTTCTAGAAAACGATTCTTTCATTTAGCAACCAGTTTACCGGTTGAGTTTAACTGGCCTGAATCAAAAGAAAGAAGTGACAAAACTATCTTTGAAAGATTCATTGCACACCGCATGAATGAGTTCCGAGATATAACACACACGAGCAGTATGAAAAAAGGCATTGAAACAGGCCGCTTACGTATCATTAATAGTGAAAGTAAGTGGAGTCCATCGGTACTTAAGAGTCAAAGTCGTCAGGCAAAGGACAGTGTAGTAATTCAAAAAGACACTGGTGAAATACTTTTCCCTGATTTACCTCTGTTACAGACACTGATGGGAATACCTGAAGAGTTTAACTTTAACGCGGTTAATTCTGAGCAGTGCTCAGAGCAGATCGGCCAAGCCGTTGATTATCCGTTATATAATATGATCATGATGAAGATTAAAGATCACATTAATAACTTTTTAGCTGTTAGTAATTCAAAACCAGCTATGGCTTGCTAA
- a CDS encoding DUF6884 domain-containing protein gives MTYQLDLLIDNVISIDAKNKPVLIIGCSAAKTGGTKPAFDLYDGTMYQLIRSNLPDIHKHFIVLILSAKHGLIGAHDMINDYDLKMPSRKKESEISVFAEKHKNTMRKITELANEDRSIYTVLSNDYLCCFDKMVRIATLKKFKSHYVSRGHSGIGVLRGRLNKILSTVRAPTPKTVLYRSGLANADEFIGLAKARANLGFSLAYVNQQKQNHLLKIGLESLASGKDLFVDNGIITKIGKGEFVDVPSVLDMYVSIINSLPEGASKKMAIVIPDNPLDSAGSLDIVRENKEVITWLSHRADVILPVHKFGVDIAEHALAMMEALNFPDVRLGIPCKKALKTETESIDIQLSLSEIEVLYSLKNDKGQPLFKKAHFFALTEYSRGNLLKQRELLSAMYDVTISADGCRTTAIMGNELTSDRIGSRTMRAIRKEVVLDRLQKDPNYLFHLVENEYDAPLVYERVLDLINTDVREFITIWNEVMDNHWSIAIDDNESDEELTLYCEDLFINFPRIVEQEMLDRLKKYFWSLFSKPEFEPSNRDKRIETFVRLFSNKTAA, from the coding sequence ATGACATATCAACTAGATTTGCTAATAGATAACGTCATATCTATTGACGCAAAAAACAAACCGGTATTAATTATTGGTTGCTCTGCAGCTAAAACCGGCGGTACTAAACCTGCTTTTGATTTATACGACGGCACGATGTATCAGCTGATACGATCAAATCTGCCCGACATACACAAACACTTCATCGTGCTTATTCTAAGCGCTAAACATGGCCTTATTGGGGCACATGATATGATAAATGACTATGACTTGAAGATGCCGAGTAGAAAAAAGGAATCTGAAATCTCTGTTTTTGCCGAGAAACACAAAAACACCATGAGAAAGATTACGGAACTGGCCAATGAAGACCGGTCAATATATACCGTATTAAGCAACGATTATTTATGTTGCTTTGATAAAATGGTAAGAATAGCCACACTTAAGAAATTCAAGTCGCACTACGTGTCACGCGGGCACTCAGGTATTGGCGTGCTACGAGGACGGCTAAATAAGATTCTTAGTACAGTGCGTGCACCTACACCGAAAACAGTGTTATACCGGTCTGGTCTTGCGAATGCTGATGAGTTTATCGGTTTAGCAAAAGCCCGTGCAAACCTTGGGTTTTCACTGGCTTATGTAAATCAACAGAAACAAAACCACTTACTCAAGATTGGTTTAGAATCATTGGCATCAGGCAAGGACCTATTTGTTGATAATGGAATTATAACCAAAATTGGCAAGGGTGAATTTGTTGATGTACCGAGTGTTCTTGATATGTATGTTTCAATTATCAATAGCCTACCGGAAGGTGCATCTAAGAAAATGGCTATTGTTATACCTGACAACCCCCTAGATTCAGCGGGATCTCTGGATATTGTTCGAGAAAACAAGGAGGTCATAACTTGGTTGTCACACCGTGCAGATGTGATATTACCCGTACATAAATTCGGTGTTGATATTGCAGAGCATGCATTGGCAATGATGGAAGCGTTAAATTTTCCAGATGTTCGATTAGGGATACCCTGTAAAAAGGCCCTAAAAACAGAAACCGAATCTATTGATATTCAATTAAGTTTGAGTGAAATTGAGGTGCTATATTCTCTAAAGAACGACAAGGGTCAACCACTGTTCAAAAAAGCGCATTTTTTTGCCTTAACCGAATACAGCCGCGGTAACCTGCTTAAACAAAGAGAGTTACTTAGTGCCATGTATGACGTAACAATTAGTGCTGATGGATGCAGGACAACCGCAATCATGGGTAACGAGTTAACGTCTGATCGCATTGGTTCTCGAACCATGAGGGCAATCCGTAAAGAAGTGGTACTTGATAGACTACAAAAAGATCCAAATTATTTATTTCATCTTGTTGAGAATGAGTACGACGCTCCATTGGTATATGAGCGAGTGCTTGACTTGATTAATACTGATGTACGTGAGTTTATAACAATATGGAACGAAGTAATGGATAATCACTGGTCTATAGCCATCGATGATAATGAAAGCGATGAAGAATTGACTTTATATTGTGAGGATCTGTTCATCAACTTCCCACGCATTGTAGAACAGGAAATGCTTGATCGTTTGAAAAAGTATTTTTGGTCTTTGTTCTCCAAGCCAGAGTTTGAACCGAGTAACCGTGATAAACGCATAGAAACGTTTGTTCGTCTGTTTTCAAATAAGACAGCTGCGTAA
- a CDS encoding Hsp20 family protein, whose product MTTTLDYSITNQSQNLCDNNDEIAIVDSYPLHNVVEINKNEHCLMISLPGFNEDDLKITTRLSELNEIEVVVKGTPPKTMCTSKTSVLHKQFDIKKFEKVYKLLPFMQVSSIEITNGILGIFFSKFEPLGLGALQFDSKIKQKANKVVQVATVSATSAEKIAKPVKTKTATKG is encoded by the coding sequence ATGACTACAACACTTGATTATTCAATAACAAATCAATCTCAAAACCTATGCGATAACAATGATGAAATTGCAATTGTAGACAGCTACCCATTACATAACGTAGTTGAAATCAATAAAAATGAGCATTGTCTTATGATAAGCCTGCCTGGCTTTAATGAAGATGATCTCAAAATCACTACTCGCCTATCAGAACTTAACGAAATAGAAGTTGTTGTTAAGGGCACGCCACCTAAAACTATGTGCACCTCTAAAACTAGTGTTTTACACAAACAGTTCGATATCAAAAAGTTTGAGAAAGTTTACAAACTACTACCGTTCATGCAGGTCAGTTCTATCGAGATTACTAACGGCATACTGGGTATTTTCTTTAGTAAATTTGAACCGTTAGGCCTTGGGGCGCTGCAGTTTGATAGTAAAATAAAACAAAAAGCAAATAAGGTTGTACAAGTAGCTACAGTGTCAGCTACAAGTGCTGAAAAAATTGCAAAACCTGTGAAAACAAAGACTGCGACTAAAGGGTAA